The proteins below come from a single Treponema phagedenis genomic window:
- the flgC gene encoding flagellar basal body rod protein FlgC: MGMFSSINIAATGMSAERLRTDVISDNIANASSTRTQEGEGPFKRSRVILSEKNPEVTWRTPFVPDTIDKGVGTGVRVVSIEKDNAPSRLVYDPNHPDAIKSGPNAGYVEYPNVNIVTEMVDLISASRAYEANASVILGSKEMFQRALEIGR, from the coding sequence ATGGGAATGTTTAGCAGTATAAATATAGCGGCAACGGGCATGAGTGCGGAGCGGCTTCGCACCGATGTTATTTCAGACAATATCGCCAATGCTTCTTCTACGAGGACTCAGGAAGGGGAGGGGCCTTTTAAAAGAAGCAGAGTTATTCTTTCGGAGAAAAATCCGGAAGTAACATGGCGCACGCCCTTTGTGCCCGATACTATTGATAAGGGGGTTGGCACCGGCGTTCGGGTTGTCAGCATCGAAAAAGATAATGCGCCGTCCCGATTGGTGTATGACCCGAATCATCCTGATGCGATTAAGTCGGGGCCGAATGCGGGATATGTGGAATATCCGAATGTTAATATTGTAACCGAGATGGTTGATCTTATTTCCGCTTCACGAGCCTATGAAGCAAATGCCTCGGTTATTTTGGGATCGAAAGAAATGTTTCAGCGGGCGCTTGAAATCGGCCGTTAA
- the dprA gene encoding DNA-processing protein DprA, translating into MLTKVFTEKEKINIALSHCYFLKGKERLFLNSVLDTLQELAVLSIDDLAQLIKRPLRIQNFQLSDLPMLVAKDMKLMQAYNISLLSIEDEAFPVSLKEIFDAPPVIFYRGTFPKDAAQSVGMVGTRSPTGAGIKTALDFAKEFGEARVPVISGLARGIDAFSHKGAIEGGGCTVAVLACGVDRIYPRSNARLAAKIIETGGCILSEYPPGEDVMKYRFPQRNRIISGISRAVVIVEAPEKSGALITADFALEQGKDVFVCASVLESVQNAGGEKLYKDGAFAVNSAKEVLNDWQRATKKRYIKDYQPSLFNTYKNNG; encoded by the coding sequence ATGTTGACAAAAGTGTTTACGGAAAAAGAAAAAATAAACATTGCGCTTTCTCATTGTTATTTTTTAAAAGGAAAAGAACGCTTGTTTTTAAATTCCGTACTTGACACTTTACAAGAGCTTGCAGTACTTTCTATTGATGACTTGGCACAACTAATTAAGCGGCCATTGCGTATCCAGAACTTTCAACTTTCAGATTTGCCGATGTTGGTTGCAAAAGATATGAAGCTTATGCAAGCGTATAATATTTCGTTACTCTCAATTGAGGATGAAGCATTTCCGGTATCGCTTAAGGAAATTTTTGATGCACCGCCGGTTATTTTTTATCGAGGAACTTTTCCGAAAGATGCGGCTCAGTCTGTGGGAATGGTGGGAACTCGCTCTCCTACCGGAGCGGGGATTAAAACCGCTTTGGATTTTGCAAAAGAATTTGGCGAAGCAAGGGTTCCCGTTATCTCGGGGCTTGCACGCGGTATTGATGCTTTTTCGCATAAAGGAGCAATTGAAGGCGGCGGGTGTACGGTTGCAGTGCTGGCGTGTGGTGTTGACCGAATTTATCCGCGCTCCAATGCGCGGCTTGCGGCAAAAATTATTGAGACGGGCGGTTGTATTTTAAGCGAATATCCTCCGGGAGAAGATGTTATGAAATACCGTTTTCCGCAACGAAATAGGATTATTTCAGGTATATCCCGTGCAGTGGTTATTGTCGAAGCTCCTGAAAAATCCGGTGCGCTAATTACGGCAGACTTTGCACTTGAGCAAGGAAAGGATGTGTTCGTTTGCGCTTCCGTACTCGAAAGTGTACAAAATGCAGGTGGAGAAAAATTATATAAAGACGGGGCATTTGCAGTAAATTCCGCGAAGGAAGTTTTGAATGATTGGCAGCGTGCGACAAAAAAAAGATACATCAAGGATTATCAGCCATCGTTATTTAATACGTATAAAAATAATGGTTGA
- the flgB gene encoding flagellar basal body rod protein FlgB — MNSFIKTTDLLHRALDVNALRYTVTANNLANAEVPEFKRTEVSFESELKRALDSEKNKDGFFEQATKGSNLLSDEVIDYRSVEPRRVLDYISTVKANGNNVDAEEEAMNILKIQMQYQLLSQMAGFQYSQVQSVLR, encoded by the coding sequence ATGAATAGTTTTATTAAAACAACGGATTTGCTGCACCGGGCGCTGGATGTAAATGCCTTACGGTATACGGTTACCGCAAATAACCTTGCAAATGCAGAGGTGCCTGAATTTAAAAGAACCGAGGTAAGTTTTGAATCCGAATTAAAGCGTGCCCTTGATTCGGAGAAAAATAAAGACGGTTTTTTTGAACAAGCAACAAAGGGAAGTAATCTCCTTTCCGATGAAGTTATCGATTACCGCAGTGTGGAGCCGAGGAGGGTGCTTGATTATATCTCAACGGTGAAGGCAAACGGTAATAATGTTGATGCGGAAGAAGAAGCGATGAACATATTGAAGATTCAGATGCAATATCAGCTTTTAAGCCAAATGGCGGGATTTCAATATAGCCAAGTGCAATCGGTATTGCGCTAG
- a CDS encoding tetratricopeptide repeat protein has translation MIKKIRYIFLAALVIIFCNSCGNREVIKRMQEFEEGVHNPTSVEELETAIKKYQRRVNDIMIAQERIGIWYKMLASRYMDRKMYAKALEVLEQAVTYYPENQTLFFSIGVCAANMAKRSLNFSAGSINTQKNHYNDLAVSAYKRAIEIDPKYINALYGLSVLYVFELDQNEKAIPLLERILEVEKKPFDVLFVLGRAYYATGKNDQAIQCYDKIISLSASEEQRMEAEKNKRLIEGTMQ, from the coding sequence ATGATTAAAAAAATTCGTTATATTTTTTTAGCAGCACTCGTAATTATTTTTTGTAATTCGTGCGGGAATCGTGAAGTAATAAAACGTATGCAGGAATTTGAAGAGGGTGTCCATAATCCTACAAGTGTTGAAGAACTGGAAACCGCAATTAAAAAATATCAAAGACGAGTCAATGATATAATGATTGCACAAGAACGTATCGGAATTTGGTATAAGATGCTTGCTTCACGATACATGGATAGAAAAATGTATGCAAAGGCATTGGAAGTACTTGAGCAGGCTGTAACCTATTATCCTGAAAACCAAACTCTTTTTTTCTCCATCGGCGTTTGTGCGGCAAATATGGCAAAAAGATCTTTAAACTTTTCAGCCGGCTCTATTAACACTCAAAAGAATCATTATAATGACTTAGCGGTTTCTGCGTATAAGCGTGCGATAGAAATAGATCCGAAATACATCAATGCACTGTACGGGCTTTCAGTACTATATGTATTTGAGTTGGATCAAAATGAAAAAGCCATTCCCTTATTAGAGCGAATTCTTGAAGTGGAAAAAAAGCCTTTTGATGTACTGTTTGTTTTGGGCAGAGCATATTATGCGACAGGAAAAAACGATCAGGCAATACAATGTTATGATAAAATAATATCTTTGAGTGCAAGTGAAGAGCAAAGGATGGAGGCTGAAAAAAATAAAAGACTTATTGAAGGAACCATGCAATAA
- the hslU gene encoding ATP-dependent protease ATPase subunit HslU: MIEELEALTPKQIVSELDKYIIGQNKAKRAVAIALRNRTRRLKLPEEIREEIAPKNILMIGPTGVGKTEIARRLAKLSKAPFLKVEATKYTEVGYVGRDVESMIRDLMMVGYAMVKTEMQESLKEKAEKNVEDRLLDVLLPGSQKPKEKKSAEKPAPIMIPSMVKETTLNESETYTMPDTREKFCQMLRDGKLEEKTVEVTVQPQGSAGFEIFAGSSNMEDIEMTMNNITSMIMGGNRAKRKKVTVKEARDILLAEELDKLVDHDKITDEAKRRVQQMGIIFIDEIDKVASKSERGSADVSREGVQRDILPIVEGSNVNTKFGVIDTRHILFIAAGAFNISKPSDLIPEFQGRFPLRVELESLHQENFKRILLEPKNALTKQYSELLKTENVTIEFTDEAIDRMSFLAADVNARMENIGARRLHTIMEMLLEDISFNASDMSGQTVTIDVAYVDERLKDIVQDQDLSRYIL, from the coding sequence ATGATTGAAGAATTGGAAGCCTTAACACCGAAGCAAATTGTTTCAGAGCTTGATAAATATATTATCGGACAGAACAAAGCAAAACGGGCGGTGGCAATCGCATTGCGGAACAGAACACGGCGGCTTAAACTGCCCGAAGAAATACGGGAAGAGATTGCGCCGAAAAACATTCTTATGATCGGACCTACCGGCGTGGGAAAAACCGAAATTGCCCGCCGCCTTGCAAAGCTTTCCAAAGCTCCCTTTTTAAAAGTGGAGGCGACAAAATATACCGAAGTAGGCTATGTAGGCCGAGACGTTGAATCTATGATCAGAGATTTAATGATGGTAGGCTATGCAATGGTAAAAACCGAAATGCAGGAAAGCCTAAAAGAAAAAGCCGAAAAAAATGTTGAAGACCGATTGCTTGATGTTTTGCTGCCGGGCTCACAAAAGCCAAAAGAAAAAAAGTCCGCAGAAAAGCCTGCGCCGATTATGATTCCGTCAATGGTAAAAGAAACAACTCTTAATGAAAGTGAAACATACACCATGCCTGATACGCGTGAAAAATTTTGCCAAATGCTGCGCGATGGAAAATTGGAAGAAAAAACCGTCGAAGTTACCGTGCAGCCACAAGGAAGTGCGGGATTCGAAATTTTTGCAGGCTCATCAAACATGGAAGATATTGAAATGACTATGAACAATATCACCAGTATGATCATGGGCGGAAATCGGGCAAAGCGAAAAAAAGTAACGGTAAAAGAAGCGCGCGACATCTTACTTGCGGAAGAACTTGACAAACTGGTTGACCACGATAAGATCACCGATGAGGCAAAACGCAGAGTGCAGCAAATGGGAATTATTTTTATTGATGAAATCGACAAGGTTGCTTCCAAATCGGAGCGCGGAAGTGCCGATGTTTCGCGTGAAGGCGTGCAGCGCGATATTTTACCGATTGTTGAAGGCTCAAATGTGAATACCAAATTCGGCGTCATTGATACGCGGCATATTTTGTTTATTGCAGCGGGGGCATTCAATATATCAAAGCCGAGCGATTTAATTCCGGAATTTCAGGGACGGTTCCCCTTGCGTGTAGAATTGGAATCGCTGCATCAGGAAAATTTTAAACGGATTCTCTTGGAGCCTAAAAATGCGCTGACAAAACAGTATAGCGAATTATTAAAAACCGAGAACGTAACAATTGAGTTTACCGACGAGGCAATCGATCGAATGAGCTTTTTAGCTGCCGATGTAAATGCCCGTATGGAAAACATCGGAGCAAGAAGACTTCATACTATTATGGAAATGCTCCTTGAAGATATATCGTTTAATGCCAGCGATATGTCGGGACAAACTGTTACTATCGATGTTGCCTATGTTGATGAAAGACTGAAAGATATTGTGCAGGATCAAGACCTTTCGCGCTATATTTTATAA
- the hslV gene encoding ATP-dependent protease subunit HslV → MKTKNKVRSTTVIAVRKNGKIAMAGDGQVTMGNTVMKGNARKVRKIYDGKIITGFAGATADAFTLLEKFDGKLKTYNGDLTRAAVELAKEWRTDKMLKNLEALLLVADKDTILLISGNGDIIEPQEDTIAIGSGGNYAYAAALALLRNTELTAKEIAEKSLEIAGQICIYTNHTIQLEEL, encoded by the coding sequence ATGAAAACAAAAAATAAAGTCAGAAGTACAACAGTTATTGCCGTGCGCAAAAACGGAAAAATTGCGATGGCGGGGGATGGACAGGTTACAATGGGTAACACGGTAATGAAAGGCAATGCGCGAAAGGTACGAAAAATTTACGATGGTAAAATCATTACCGGATTTGCCGGAGCTACTGCGGATGCTTTTACCCTGCTTGAAAAATTTGATGGAAAACTTAAAACATATAACGGAGATCTTACCAGAGCTGCCGTTGAGCTTGCAAAAGAATGGCGTACCGATAAAATGCTTAAAAATTTGGAAGCGCTTTTACTGGTTGCCGACAAAGATACGATTTTACTTATTTCAGGAAACGGGGATATTATTGAGCCTCAGGAAGATACAATTGCAATAGGATCCGGCGGAAACTATGCGTATGCGGCTGCTTTAGCTCTTTTAAGAAACACGGAACTTACGGCAAAAGAGATTGCGGAAAAAAGTTTGGAAATTGCAGGGCAAATATGTATTTATACAAATCACACTATCCAGCTGGAGGAACTATAA
- the fliE gene encoding flagellar hook-basal body complex protein FliE, with protein sequence MIGTITNVANVYKVPSLEKVPEIEDVSMDNFRSKMKSTTDSVDLAVNKKAMSFEQTLLKAFDSVNAKQQKTTELTEQMIVNPDSVDVHDVTIAMAEAGMSLKIAQTVIDKVIKSWNDITTTR encoded by the coding sequence ATGATTGGAACAATAACAAATGTAGCAAATGTGTATAAGGTGCCTTCATTGGAAAAAGTGCCTGAAATTGAAGATGTGAGTATGGACAATTTCAGAAGTAAAATGAAAAGTACCACCGATTCCGTTGATTTGGCGGTTAATAAAAAAGCAATGAGCTTTGAGCAAACGCTTCTTAAAGCCTTTGATAGCGTTAATGCAAAACAGCAAAAAACAACGGAGTTAACCGAACAAATGATTGTCAATCCCGATTCTGTTGATGTGCATGATGTTACTATTGCAATGGCCGAAGCGGGGATGTCATTAAAGATTGCACAAACAGTTATAGACAAAGTTATAAAAAGTTGGAATGATATTACCACAACTCGGTAA
- the topA gene encoding type I DNA topoisomerase, which translates to MAKKMTTKKEKQPKWNLVIVESPAKAKTIEKYLGKNYVVKASMGHLIDLPKSRIAIDVENNFEPEYITVRGRAKILKELQKDAKKAKQVLLASDNDREGEAIAYHLANSIHNFCDTPVSRIVFNEITPQAIKDAVQEPMDIDEAKVEAQRARRVLDRLVGYNLSPLLWKKVKNGLSAGRVQSVALRLICDREVEVENFLPEEYWSLEGSFKKGKSSFSAQLVRFQDSKPELKNEKQVLNIIETLKNSESKITDIKITEKAIRPKPPFTTSTLQQVAANRLGFTSRKTMQLAQQLYEGIAVGSSRVGLITYMRTDSVRISQVALDEARKWLSENSPNELPEKPNHYAVGQKAQDAHEGIRPTYIQYTPDYLKEYLNRDQHKLYSLIWERFIASQMTNAKTQSTSIEITVGDAVFRATATKLAEKGFYKFLKLLISKEEKGSSLPTVKIGDIVIAENFKPEQHFTQGPARYTDASIVKMLEEKGIGRPSTYAPIISVLLDRYYIIRNNKQLVPTELGRIINDILVANFNDIIDVNFTADMETKLDEVEEKKIEWQKLMENFYSPFIEKVDTVMENLDSMKGRLDEKTDFVCEKCGKKMVKKLGRFGFFLACEGFPECRNTKSIPLAKCPREGCGGDIIARKAKKRGREFYGCTNYPKCDFISYFKPINATCPKCGWFLVEKYDKKNGNYNACINPDCEYLHSVVEGVEDTVIERDENE; encoded by the coding sequence ATGGCAAAAAAAATGACAACAAAAAAAGAGAAACAACCAAAATGGAATTTAGTGATTGTAGAATCTCCTGCAAAAGCAAAAACAATTGAAAAATATCTAGGGAAAAACTATGTGGTAAAAGCTTCAATGGGGCATTTAATAGATTTGCCAAAATCTCGGATTGCAATTGATGTTGAAAATAATTTTGAACCTGAATATATAACCGTGCGCGGGCGCGCAAAAATATTAAAAGAATTACAAAAGGATGCAAAAAAAGCTAAGCAGGTTTTACTTGCAAGTGATAATGACCGCGAAGGAGAAGCTATTGCCTATCATCTTGCAAATTCTATCCACAACTTTTGTGATACTCCGGTGAGTAGGATTGTCTTTAACGAAATTACTCCGCAAGCAATTAAAGATGCCGTGCAAGAGCCGATGGATATTGACGAAGCAAAAGTAGAAGCACAAAGGGCTCGGCGAGTGCTTGATCGTCTTGTAGGATATAATCTTTCGCCTTTATTATGGAAGAAAGTTAAAAACGGGTTATCTGCCGGACGTGTACAATCTGTTGCGTTGCGGCTTATTTGCGATCGGGAAGTTGAAGTTGAAAATTTTCTTCCCGAAGAATATTGGAGCCTTGAGGGCAGTTTTAAAAAAGGAAAAAGTTCTTTCAGTGCACAATTAGTGCGGTTTCAGGATAGTAAGCCTGAATTAAAAAATGAAAAACAGGTTCTCAATATTATCGAGACTCTAAAAAATTCAGAATCTAAGATTACCGATATTAAAATAACTGAAAAAGCCATTCGTCCAAAACCGCCGTTTACCACGTCGACCCTTCAGCAAGTTGCGGCAAACAGACTTGGCTTTACTTCTCGGAAAACAATGCAGCTGGCGCAGCAGTTGTATGAAGGTATTGCTGTCGGCTCAAGCAGAGTCGGTTTAATTACCTACATGCGTACTGACTCGGTGCGTATTTCTCAAGTTGCATTGGATGAAGCGCGAAAATGGCTTTCAGAAAATTCGCCGAATGAATTGCCTGAAAAACCTAATCATTATGCGGTGGGACAAAAAGCACAAGATGCACACGAAGGCATTAGACCTACCTATATTCAATACACACCGGATTATTTAAAAGAGTATCTTAATAGAGATCAACATAAATTATATTCATTAATTTGGGAGCGTTTTATTGCAAGTCAAATGACCAATGCAAAAACGCAAAGTACTTCGATTGAAATTACCGTCGGCGATGCGGTATTTCGGGCAACGGCAACTAAACTTGCCGAAAAAGGTTTTTATAAATTTTTAAAGCTGCTTATTTCTAAAGAAGAAAAAGGTTCATCCTTACCAACGGTAAAAATCGGGGATATCGTTATTGCTGAAAATTTTAAACCCGAGCAGCATTTTACTCAAGGTCCTGCCCGATACACGGATGCAAGTATTGTTAAAATGCTTGAAGAAAAAGGCATTGGCAGACCTTCAACCTATGCGCCGATTATTTCTGTTTTGTTAGACAGATACTATATAATCAGAAACAACAAGCAACTTGTTCCAACCGAGCTTGGAAGAATTATCAATGATATTCTTGTTGCGAATTTTAATGACATTATTGATGTTAATTTTACCGCAGATATGGAAACTAAACTGGATGAGGTTGAAGAGAAAAAAATAGAGTGGCAAAAACTCATGGAAAATTTTTACTCACCGTTCATTGAAAAAGTTGATACAGTGATGGAAAATCTTGACAGTATGAAAGGTCGTCTCGATGAAAAAACTGATTTTGTATGTGAAAAATGTGGAAAAAAGATGGTAAAAAAATTGGGACGATTCGGATTTTTTCTTGCATGCGAGGGCTTTCCCGAATGCAGGAACACAAAGTCAATTCCGCTTGCAAAATGTCCGCGCGAAGGCTGCGGCGGCGATATCATAGCCCGAAAGGCAAAGAAACGAGGTCGAGAATTTTACGGATGTACAAACTATCCGAAATGCGATTTTATTTCTTACTTTAAACCGATCAATGCAACATGCCCGAAATGCGGATGGTTTTTAGTTGAAAAATATGACAAAAAAAACGGGAATTACAATGCTTGCATCAATCCCGATTGTGAGTATTTGCACAGCGTTGTAGAGGGCGTAGAAGATACTGTAATAGAGCGTGATGAAAATGAATGA
- a CDS encoding tyrosine-type recombinase/integrase, with translation MNETFEKYLDYIAGIKHFSKQTVISYRNDLLLFDSWLTDSELKFTELGVSDIRIFVADLREKKFAPASINRMLATVRGLYRYAVRLNLCQTNPALAVKNLKLPKKLPRFLFPEQAKEFYNLPVNKGLLWEARDAALFSVLYSTGCRVSEIASLDMKNIDSKLNSAIVLGKGSKERKVFFADFAKEYLQIYLAERNELLKKHTGEIQRDKTGRKRDALFINQRGMPLSVQGIQYIIDRYAAVSPDLKKISPHVFRHSFASTLISRGADIRVVQEMLGHENISTTQKYTHVTPELLQMLYHRAHPHG, from the coding sequence ATGAATGAGACTTTTGAAAAATACCTTGACTATATTGCTGGAATAAAACACTTTTCCAAACAAACCGTTATCTCATATAGAAATGATTTACTTTTGTTTGATTCATGGCTTACTGATTCTGAGCTTAAATTTACAGAACTCGGTGTTTCCGATATTCGGATTTTTGTTGCCGACTTGAGAGAAAAAAAATTCGCACCCGCAAGTATTAACCGAATGCTCGCAACGGTGCGCGGACTGTATCGTTATGCGGTCAGGCTCAATCTTTGTCAAACTAATCCTGCGCTTGCGGTGAAAAATTTAAAACTTCCGAAAAAATTACCGCGGTTTTTGTTTCCTGAACAAGCAAAAGAGTTTTATAATCTGCCGGTAAATAAAGGTCTTTTATGGGAAGCGCGCGATGCCGCCTTATTTTCGGTTTTATATTCTACCGGTTGCCGTGTTTCCGAAATTGCGAGTTTAGACATGAAAAACATTGATTCAAAACTAAACTCTGCAATTGTGCTGGGAAAGGGAAGTAAAGAACGAAAAGTATTCTTTGCGGATTTTGCAAAAGAGTATTTGCAAATTTATTTGGCAGAGCGAAACGAATTACTTAAAAAACATACAGGCGAAATTCAACGGGATAAAACAGGCAGAAAACGCGATGCACTTTTTATCAATCAGCGCGGCATGCCTCTTTCGGTGCAGGGAATACAGTATATTATCGATCGATATGCGGCTGTTTCACCGGATTTGAAAAAAATCTCGCCGCATGTGTTCAGACATAGTTTTGCCTCAACACTGATAAGCAGAGGTGCGGATATTCGCGTTGTGCAGGAAATGCTTGGACACGAAAATATTTCCACAACGCAAAAATATACGCATGTAACACCGGAGCTTTTGCAAATGCTCTATCACAGGGCACATCCGCATGGATAA
- the ftsZ gene encoding cell division protein FtsZ yields MDIQVIPNNAALPVSPTVIKVVGAGGGGSNAVNRMMSDGLRSVDFIVANTDVQALNYSEAPLKLAIGSKLTGGLGAGGNPEVGEKAAIEDSEAIANAVKGADMVFITAGMGGGTGTGSAPIIAKIAKEQGALTVAVVTKPFSFEGRAKMQLAEQGIEKLRAYADTVIVIPNQHLLKQVQKDTPIRAAFSLADNVLKKSVQGISDLITIPGEVNADFSDVKNTMEGQGYAVIGVGVGKGENRAVDAATNAINNPLLEDTCIEGATRVLVGISGSENLSLMEVDEIMSIVTANVDPDAKIKHGTAIDPRMDDSISVTVIATGVPMDDFSKMKSGSLYTQGSVQKKYDARNDGEYVSSEEWNKTVTAKQPSLPGLATRNSPHMSEPEKPQPAPHSYRVPLPSENTNLDTPTFLRNKLKEMS; encoded by the coding sequence ATGGATATTCAAGTTATACCAAATAACGCAGCCTTACCTGTTAGCCCGACAGTTATTAAAGTGGTCGGGGCGGGCGGCGGAGGATCAAATGCGGTGAACCGAATGATGAGCGATGGACTGCGTTCGGTTGATTTTATTGTCGCAAACACCGACGTACAAGCACTCAATTATTCCGAGGCACCGTTAAAACTTGCGATCGGATCAAAACTTACCGGCGGACTCGGTGCGGGGGGAAACCCCGAAGTGGGAGAGAAGGCTGCTATTGAAGATTCCGAAGCAATTGCAAATGCGGTAAAAGGCGCCGACATGGTTTTTATCACCGCGGGGATGGGCGGAGGAACGGGAACGGGATCTGCTCCTATTATTGCAAAAATTGCAAAAGAGCAAGGGGCTCTCACTGTTGCGGTGGTAACAAAGCCTTTTTCATTTGAAGGCAGAGCAAAGATGCAGCTTGCGGAGCAAGGAATTGAAAAACTCCGCGCATATGCAGATACAGTAATTGTAATCCCAAACCAACATCTTTTAAAGCAGGTTCAAAAAGACACTCCTATTCGTGCAGCATTTTCTCTTGCAGATAATGTATTAAAAAAATCGGTGCAGGGGATTTCCGATCTTATTACTATTCCCGGAGAAGTGAATGCGGACTTCTCCGATGTAAAAAACACGATGGAAGGACAAGGTTATGCCGTTATCGGTGTTGGTGTAGGGAAGGGAGAGAATAGGGCGGTTGATGCAGCAACAAACGCGATTAACAATCCTTTGCTTGAAGACACTTGTATTGAAGGTGCTACAAGAGTACTGGTTGGAATTAGCGGATCGGAAAACTTAAGCTTAATGGAAGTAGATGAAATTATGTCAATTGTAACCGCAAATGTTGATCCCGATGCAAAAATAAAGCACGGTACCGCAATTGATCCGAGAATGGATGACAGCATTAGTGTAACGGTTATTGCAACCGGAGTCCCTATGGACGATTTTTCTAAAATGAAAAGCGGCAGTCTGTATACGCAAGGAAGTGTGCAAAAAAAATATGATGCACGTAATGACGGAGAGTATGTTTCTTCTGAAGAATGGAATAAGACGGTAACGGCAAAGCAACCTTCGTTGCCCGGATTGGCAACTCGTAATAGTCCGCACATGTCCGAGCCTGAAAAACCGCAGCCTGCGCCTCATTCATATCGAGTTCCGCTTCCTTCAGAAAATACAAACCTGGATACTCCGACATTTCTAAGAAATAAATTAAAAGAAATGAGCTGA
- a CDS encoding site-specific tyrosine recombinase: MTRIQLRAFYGYLISAEAHASLTAKTYIGTLKLFQDWLGNAKLIENASEEDCMHFIISRSEAGIMGKTTAKDIAALNSFYRFLILENVRQDNPAENIEAPRREKNLPRVLSPEEVDLLLDSIPLNSPNGIRDRALFELIYSAGLRVSEVVGLSLEDIFFDEQLLKVTGKGSKERIVPFGKQAKQQLQNYIDGARKAFIKPQYTENTETRGAVFLNKNGKRLSRKGIWKRLQEIEVISGINTKVHTLRHSYATHLLAGGADLRSVQCLLGHADISTTQIYTHIETDELEMYHKEFFTEKEKTNEVLHD; this comes from the coding sequence CTGACACGGATACAGTTACGGGCATTTTACGGATATCTTATTTCCGCAGAAGCTCACGCATCATTAACGGCAAAAACATATATAGGCACCCTAAAACTTTTTCAGGATTGGCTTGGTAACGCTAAGCTTATTGAAAATGCAAGTGAAGAAGATTGTATGCATTTTATTATCAGCCGAAGCGAAGCCGGCATTATGGGAAAAACTACTGCAAAAGATATTGCCGCATTGAATTCTTTTTATCGGTTTTTAATATTGGAAAATGTACGACAGGATAATCCTGCAGAAAACATTGAAGCACCGAGACGAGAAAAAAACTTGCCGCGTGTTCTTTCTCCCGAAGAAGTAGATCTGCTGCTTGATTCAATTCCTCTGAATTCTCCGAACGGCATACGAGACCGAGCATTGTTTGAACTTATTTATTCGGCAGGATTGCGCGTAAGTGAGGTTGTCGGGCTTTCATTGGAAGATATTTTTTTTGATGAACAGCTTCTAAAAGTTACCGGAAAAGGCAGCAAAGAACGAATTGTTCCGTTTGGGAAACAGGCAAAACAGCAGTTGCAAAATTATATTGACGGGGCTCGTAAAGCATTTATAAAACCGCAATACACGGAAAACACGGAGACACGAGGGGCGGTGTTTTTAAATAAGAACGGGAAGCGGCTGAGCAGAAAAGGTATTTGGAAACGCTTACAGGAAATTGAAGTAATTTCTGGTATTAACACAAAAGTTCACACACTGCGTCATTCGTATGCAACGCATCTGCTTGCAGGAGGTGCGGATTTACGCTCCGTGCAATGTTTATTGGGACATGCGGATATTTCAACGACTCAAATTTATACCCATATAGAAACCGATGAGCTTGAAATGTATCATAAAGAATTTTTTACGGAAAAAGAAAAAACAAATGAGGTATTACATGATTAA